DNA from Acidobacteriota bacterium:
GCTCGAGAACTTTCTCCGCAAGTCGTACGAGGACCGCATCGAGTTCCACGCGGGCGAGCGCGGCGTCTTTTTCCTGAAGCGCTACGAGACCGACCGGCCGGACGGGAGGCTCGAAGACTGGATGAAGGCGGACGATCTCTTCGCGTCGTCGTTCGGGGCGCAGGGGAGGTTCGTGCTGCCGGAGGAGGGGGGCGGCGCGTACGTCGAGGCGATTCGCGAGTTCGTCCGCGCCTCGGGCCTCGCCGATCCTCCGGCCGAAGAGGCGGCCATCCTCGGGTTCTTGGATTCCCCGAACCCGCACATCCAGCAGGCCGGGCTCGAGCAGACGATCGAACGCCGGCTTGCCGGCCCGGCCCAGACGGAGCTTCTCCTGCGTCTCTCCGAGAGCCCGCGGGAGCCCGTGCGGCTCGACGCGCTTCAAATCCTCGGCCAGGTTGCGGAGGATCTCCGGGCGTCGGGCGGGCGGCTCGAGGATCAGGCCGATATCGTCAACCGGCTCAAGGCCAAGGTGATCGGCGACGGGGGGGATCTTTTCCGGGCCGAGGCGGTGAAGGTCGTCGCGGCTCTCGGGGGCGCGGACGAGCGGGCTTTCCTCGAGCGCCTGGCGAAGGACGATGCATCGCAACTCGTGCGCTACGAGGCCGGCCGTGCGCTCTCGGCGATGGGAT
Protein-coding regions in this window:
- a CDS encoding HEAT repeat domain-containing protein, producing the protein MTRAEAPALRVFLCAALAVIAAWAGAPAEADVRPLTLFQRVGRSPWVFFGQVKSSDKRFVSVSVVEVLKGSYAQPGLRVIYKLENFLRKSYEDRIEFHAGERGVFFLKRYETDRPDGRLEDWMKADDLFASSFGAQGRFVLPEEGGGAYVEAIREFVRASGLADPPAEEAAILGFLDSPNPHIQQAGLEQTIERRLAGPAQTELLLRLSESPREPVRLDALQILGQVAEDLRASGGRLEDQADIVNRLKAKVIGDGGDLFRAEAVKVVAALGGADERAFLERLAKDDASQLVRYEAGRALSAMGSR